One Podospora pseudopauciseta strain CBS 411.78 chromosome 4, whole genome shotgun sequence genomic window, CTTCTTTGATTTCCGATGGAGTATATACGCCGCGCCGCGGCACTCTCTCTGTGACTCGATCCTTACTACACATCACTGGATTGACAGGCATTCTCTCATTCCATCATGTAATCCCCCAATTTCCAATATCTGAGCTCACGTCTTGGCTTCGAAGCCTTACGtaccctcttcttcaaacCCATGCATTAACTTCAAGGTCTTACATGAAGAGCCTGTCATGTCAATGTCAAGCCGAGCATTGCTAACCATTTACTGACCAAGGTCAGGCATCTTCCAGGAACACCACACCGATATCAAACCGATCACCATCGTCTGTGCCGATACCGAACCCCGAAAGAACTCCTCCGAATATCTAACCGTGATGTTTGACACGACATACATCCCAGGATgataaaaagtttatatgAATCTCGCTAACACAACAGATCTCTCCCGCCTCCGCGGATCCGCGATTTTGAGGGAACCCCGTTTCCAGCCTCTTTATCGAGAGGTCGATGCAATACTAACATTCAGATCTACCTAACTCAAGGACAACTAACCCATAGGTATCTAACTTACAGAACATCCAGGTAAGTCATCCCCCCCCCGCCTTCAAACCACTAAATAGCAGGAAAaacaagcagcagcatcctCTTGAGTAGAGCACTTAGTCTTCAGGTaagtcccccctcccccatttTACTACTAACAAAAATACAGGAAACACCTTCAACCCATCAGGGTTCAAAATGAAAGTTTTTTtcgctttttttctttcaaaACTATCTGTCCCTCGCTGCCATGAAATCCAAGAATGATGTTTCTATGTTTGAAACACGTCTCCAAAGTTGTTAAAGCAATAACCTATAAAACTACCCGATGATAAACTctttcctcaacaacctacCTTCCCGATACCCACGATGAGAGTCCAGCAACATCTTTTTTACACGCGGTTTGTATCAGCGTAAGCCAAACCACCTACTGTCCCATGCCAAAAGTCTTCCAGAATGCTGTGCATAATAACTTGGAGTCTGCCAAAAGTACTCGGAACGAGGGTGCCGAAAAGAAAGAGTCGAAAAAGGGTGTTAAGAACACGTAATACATCCACAATATATACATCTATATTTATATCAACAGACCTCGGAAGTTCGTCGAGAAGGCTCTCAagacacctacctacctacctacctacctacctacctatcttgGTCAGAAGCTATCTTTCACAAACCTCCCCAGGGCACCCAGGACCTTGCGATACAAGTCTCTACCGAGTACTATCTTCAATTCACAATGTAGGCCCCCCGCCCTACAACATACACAAAGCGGAGGGATGTAAAAAGAGAGCTGAAGAGAGATGGACTTATTCAGACAAAGACCGCTTGGCAAGATATTTGCGCTTCTAAAAGCCATTGGTTGAGTCATGTCTGGAAGTAATACACTTCACGCAAGAGATGTCGAGGTATGAGCAAGATTTATGAAGAGAATCGCGACGACAGGGGCCCTGCAAGTGAAGCTCTTCGCGCACATACAGATGTGATTGCCAACTAGATACCTACAATGAACCACTTGTCAAGTCAACACACCCATCACGTAACTTATTTCAgcaaaataaaataaaaaagattcATTCTTCAacgtcaacatcaccagcaatacatatatatatatacatagatatatatatacatgCCTTCCCTCACAACCTTgccttcctcccctctctcACCGCCTGCATACTCCTCAACAAAGCATAAAGCGTCCCCATCCTTCTcaactccacccccctccgcctccctaACCTGACCGGATTCCCCAATATAACCTCCAGCTCCATCCGcctccccgcctcccagTCAAGCAACATGCTCGGCTTGCTCCCCACATTCCTCTCCGTGCTCTTCAATATCTTCTCCGGCCCCGCCAGCTCCCCcggaaaccccctcccaagtaTCTTCGGCGCCGCGTCCCAAATCTCCTTCATCACCCCGTACAAATGCCGCCTCAGCTCCGGATCCCGCACCATATCCGCGTTCCCCAACCCGCCCGACAAGACAGACGACGGGTTGAACGCCGCGTTGATGGTCAGCTTGTGCCAGCGGATGAGTTGCAGGTCGATCTCACTCGACACGGTAATGTCAGGAATCGAGCCAAAGGCAGTCCAATAGTGGCCCAGCCTGTCGCAGTGATCCAGGCCGACAGAGAGGAGAGTCTCGTTCAAAGAGTCAGAGTCAGAATCCGGGGTTGGGGTCGGGGAAGGGGGCACCAAAGCCCCCGTTGTGCCGTCTCCCGTTTCGACGCTGTCGCTAGTCGAGTTCGCACTATCAGAATACGGCCCAAGGTGAAGGCGTGTCCAGCGGTTCTGCCGGATCACCCCAGGGGAGATCTGCTCCGCCGAGATGACAGTCACCCCAGACACAATCGGGTTGGCAGGAAAGCGCAGTCGATACggctcctccaccccgaCCCCGTTTTGGATGAGGACTATACACGACCCCTCCGACACCAATGGGGCAATAAGCGCCGAGTCGTCTGACACATCTGGGAGGGCCTTCGTCGTGACGATGATGTAGTCCCACTGCTTCACTGCTCCCTTGGACGCAGCATCCGGTGAAGGGTAAACAGCCGCAGGACGAAAGGTGTAATCCCCAAACGTGTGAGTCTGGAGTTTGACCCCCGACTCCTCCAAGGCGCGGTAGTTTGAGCGTGCGATAAGAGACACGTGAATATTACGATCAGGCTTTCCCCGCAATCATCAGTAAACAACACCCCTCTCTCTCATATGAAgacaaccaaaaaaaaaaaaaaaaaaaaaaaaaaaaaaaaaaaaaaaaaaaaaaactcacatGATGCAACCTCGAAGCATAAAAACAACCAACTGCACCAGccccaacaaaaacaacattCACTGGCCTATTCCCAGCACACGGTCAGCttacctccctcacctttcAACCCTGATCTTCCCCCAGGGAACTCACCTATCCGgatcctcccccgccttcgGAGCACGATATAACCCACTCATTATCCTCCCTcactccaaaaaaaaaaaaaaaaccaataACGACCTCGGAAATGCAAAATACTGCCGTGCAACAACCCAAAGCCCGCCTTATCTCTCTTCACTCCCGAACAGTATGTATGTAACCCCCTCTCTCCTGACCCTACCTCTTCTTTCCCTGTCTGCTGTATAACCAACGGGAATCCCGGCGTATTGCCTCTGGTGTTCCCTTTGCCGTTCAGCCGTGTATACCCTTTCCCGTCTGTCGGTTCTCTTCAGGTCAACAGCCCCTTATTTCCCTTTCAGCAGAGAAACCCGTAAAAGGAAAAGCTTCCCGAACTGTTGCTGTCGTTGGTTTTTGCCTTACTGTCGAAAACCTGATTTTCCGAACAGgattttgctgctgctgttgttgttgttgatgatgagggtggttTATCCCTCACCTCGTAATATGCGCTGCCGTTAGACCCGAAGTGCGTGTTGTACTCAGTTCTCTGTGAGACTAATTCTCTGTGTTTTGTTGCTGACAccgtccttcttgtccttaCTGCTGACTGgccttggtgttgtttttACCAACCCAAGCTGTGTCAAGTAAGTGTAGTCAACCGGGAACACTTGCCGGGATAGCCCACCTCGTTCTGCAGTATGATGGTCCCGTTTGTAGAAACCCTTTGCCTCAAAGAAGCCGGCCCATGTATCTCTCGCCCGTCCGCAAACCAAAAACTCTCCCAACCCCGGCTCTCTTAATCCCCCAAACTTTCTTGACCGGGACTCCCTCAATGATTTCCTCTCCGTAATCTGATTTCTGACAACCTCACACCTCTCGCTCGCTCGCGGAATTAAAACCCTTGCTCCTTCGTAAACCGACGTCTTTCAAACCCTCGGTGGTTTGTGGCTACCCTTAGCCTTGTATAAGCGTCCCAATCCAATCCAATCCCCCACGTCTCTCCCACAAGTCTCGGTGTAGTAGTTGATCGGTCGCCGATTGGAGTTTAGACCCGCTTCCCTCTCTTCGGAAATTTAGTGGTCAGAAGCAAAacaggaggaagaaaaaaagcaatgAGCATCAATCAACCCTTGACCACCAGCGGCGAAAACAAAACAGATGCTGATTGATCACGTCACGCAAAACTCCGCATACaagatgggatggagggcAGCAGTCAGTCGGTCGTTGGGACAGGAGAGAGaaaggtgtggtgtggttggcGTGAATGGCGTCACTAAAGTGGTGGTGTGGAGAAACCGCGGTTCGGTTCATCGCCAAGAAAACTGCTTTCCCTCCGAGGGAGAACTGCGGGGAAGTTTGAAGGGAAAAAgtggggggggagaggagggaggtcagcaacacacacacacgtacacacacacacacacgaaCAAACAATGGAtaggatgggatggatgatgcGAACCAACCCAACGGAACCGGTGCCGAACGCGGCCAGCATCGTGGAGAAAGAACCGGTCCGTAAAAAAAGTTTCCATTCTTTTTTCCTCAACTGTGCGAGCGGCAGTCCCCTTAGATGCCCGGCTTGGCGATGTCTGGGCAGGGCGAGGACGACCTCTACTTATACAatcatatatatatatatctgtGTATCATCTATAACATCGGCAAAAACAACATcagaaacaacaaacaacaacaacaacaacaaccacccaaacATTGTCTTCTCACCCACCAGgtcaacctccctcccatgCAAACAAAAAGTTATATCCCCccgcccatcatcaccggaAATAAcaccttcatcaccatcccatATAGTAAAACAACGTGTactccccatcctcgccgcctcggccTGAAGGACCCCGAATTTCTTTCCAACCCATAAGCCAGTCAACCCTCTCCAtaagaaaaagcaaaaagtaGCATGcccacacacatacacacataGAGGCACACACGCATAATAGCccaaaacgaaaaaaaaaaaaaaaaaaaaaaagggtacTCATTGTAAGGTACTGGGTACTTGTCTGGAGCAAATTCAAGCCATCATCCACTTGGTACCAAGCTCCAAGTCAAAAAGACATACAAAACCAAAAGAGAACGAACCACCAACAGCTGTTGTCCAACACAGCAACGCAACCCTCAAAagcttcccccccccccacccctcctcccccccaccaccctctctgtctctcccaCTGCATCGGGTCCAGTCCACAGACACAGAGGTCATCAGTTCCTCTTGGATTATTACCTACCAGCTTTTTCTCTTGCTAGCAAATCGAACGTCGGACTTGAACCATGTGCATCGCCTTCGCACACATGACGCCAGCTCCCCTCCGTCAGCTTGCCCCTCGAACGACGTTGTTCATGTATACACAAGCTTCGCATCCAACACAACCGCacttcacacacacacacacacatgcaGCTGTGCGACGTCAACAAGCGTCGCGTATCTGTCCCAGATGGCTGTCACAACTGCGCGGGGTATCCATCCTGTGCAACATATACAAAACCGACAGGATTGTCTTGCTGCTTATCTTGCGATTGTGATGTGTGCTACATATGGCCTACCGCTACTGCTACCCAACCTACCTGAACGTTACGAATTCCGCCTTCGCATATCCCCAAGCATAAGGGGGTTAAACAACAAGCTCTACCATCCCAACCTGCCAACCAGAAACCGTTGCGTTTCCGATCGTTGACGTCGGCCGTCTGCAGAGTGATACATGCGTGCCGGTTCCGCCTGCTTTTTGGTTAAGCTTTCTGTGATAGCAACGACTTTCCCCTTTTGTTCAAGTTTCCCCGTCTGCCACAACATCGCTGACGGTCATATCCGACATCCAGAGCCCTTCCTCGACGAGTAGCTATCACAGCCGCTCCTCTCCGATGGGGTCAGAGCTTCAACAGCGTCGCAGGAGTCTTCCGTGACACCCCTGTCACAAAGACACTTGAAAAACTATCCCACACTGGATCGGCCGAGGGTGTGGGACAGCTCCCAGGGCAACTGGATAACCTCGTCATACCCTGCAGCCTCCTGCAGACAAAACTAACGAAGTGTGGGGGATGCAAACGCTCTCCAACTTCCTTTCTCGTacccatcctcttccatgCCCGGTGATGCACACAATGCCATgaaaaagaaagcaaaatAAAATGTAACCTCTACTGATTCCCGAATATCCTTAAAGAGCAAAACGTCTTCTCAACGCGGGCGCCCAGCAATGGGTCAAAATGTTTCATCTATGCCCTGTGGCATCCAGCCGAGTCAATGGGGTAGTGACTGCGGTGTAGGAAAACGCAAAAAAGCGAGATCCTGCCAGGGCAAAAGTGTACGAAGGCGAGAACATTGAGAGCAGAAGCTACTTGGACAAAACAGATAGACTTCCACTTACGTCTTGACCTGCATCTTGCATGCACACAAGTCGACGCCATCATGAAACATGGGTAATCTTCAAAGGCTCAGCGGCCAAGTACCTCCATGTACACACGACAAGAGGCTGCTTCCCCATGTCACCAGGGTTCTAGCCAAGTCGGCATCTTGCAGCATCTCCTGAACTCAGCTCCTGCCGATGTAGGACACATGCTTGAAGGAGCTGGCTGACATCGACCGCACCACGGAAGCCAGTCCATCACCGACCGCCAAACGACGCTGTCCCTATCATCTTCTCACACAGCAGACGGCGAGGCCGGGCCTCACGTGTGACCCCCATTGCGACATGCGACCAGCCCAAGCCAAGCATACCCATCTAATACCGAGAAAGAGCCATCGAGGCTCGTCCATGACATGGCGGTGCTGCCTATGGAGGTCTGCCCACATTCAAAACGAACGTGGGAGGCTCGGGGCGTGGGGGTGATAAAGAAAGAATGAAAGCGTGTGTAAAATCAGGATGAGGGGTCATTGATAGAAGTTCAGCGCCCGATACTCGCTTGAGCTGCAGGGCTGTCGACCAATAATCTTTCTCTCACCGACATACCTACCAATCACCAACACTGGCAATCGGCTTAGTCCGACCgtctcccaccaccaggcaAGCTCGGAGAGCTCCATGCTCTAATGCCtggcaccaacaccacctgcAGGGCAACACTCGACGAGTGACGCTGGCCATGTTCagaagccatcaccactgGGGAAAGGCAAACCCCGCGCACCAAGAACGCGCCCAGGCGTTGCGATAGCCGAGAACCGGGCAGCCGTGATCGTCCAAACAAGACTAATCAAGCGCAGCATGAAGTGGTTCGATGGTTTCCACTACCGCAAAAATCCCCCGAGTCGTAAACGTGCAAGGGTCCtttggagggttggggtgcTGGTAATCCCTCGGCGGAGATGCATCTTCGTGATGAACTTGTCGCGAGGGTCGCGAGTGAAATTGGTCAGAGGACTTGGCCGCGCAAGAATTGCTCTTGGGCAAGGTGTGAGGTCCGATAAATTCCCGGAAACTCGCAACCCCAATGGAAGCTGCGGGGATATGCTTCTAGAACGTTGACCGAAGCCGGCTGTTTGGTTGCACAAACAGATCGACTCTGAGCTCTTCAGCAAGGGCCGAATGAGACAtgctggggggaagggaagtATCAGCCCACCCcagctcgtcgtcgtcgagaaCCTCGAACTGAGCGCCACCACCTGCGAAGGTGTTcgtgagggtggtggttgcagCGCAGGCGTTCCGCCTGTCCGATAGGAATACCGcatggagagagagaacacCCGAGGGCAACAGTAGTCAAGTCTCGGCGGTGCACACGATCGATATCGATCAGATGTCGTTGGTTTGAAGAGTGTTGCCGAATGCCAGAAGTGACATATCAGGAACTCGAGGGGCAATGCGTCCTCGTGATTTTAACCGTGCGGCCAGGCGATGTACCGCGAGTGACTGACGAACCCGGCAAATGAGGGTAGCCAGATGGCGGCGCTGAGTGATGGATGGTAGGACAAAGTCAAAACTACCTGCCGGGTCTTGGGCCCGTGGCGTTGGGTCGCAAAGGAAACCGAATATTTCCGCTGCCCGGATCTTGATATGGCCGCCATTTTGCTGCCGGGCCTTGTTGAGAAAAGAGAGCGCTGACAGTACGCCACAGTCGGGGTCAGGTGCAGCAGCCGAAAGCCATATTGGCTCCTATTTCGGCTGCTTAAAGCTGGCGGTCTGACACCGCAACTCCCGCCGAAGCCGTTGGTTGGTGGAAAGGTGAAGACAGAGAACAGGAACAGGACCTGAAGGCTTCTGTTGTCTCGcagccatccatcatccattgccatgccctgccctgccctgccctgccctgccctgccgGTGTCTCTGAAGAGAAACGTGGGGGTGTCTGTGTAGAGacagaagaggggggagggatggatgAAAAGACTTGATTGCCGATCTTGGGGCCGTTTATCCTTTCCACGGACAGTAAATAGAGGCCGTCATGATGTGTCTGTAGTGTATATGTCGAGTGCGTGATGACCGGCTGCAGAAGGCCATCTTTGGATGGGCTAATGAAGCAAGGCAGTGAGTCGCCAGCAGATGGCTAAGCCGGTTGGggcaaagagagagaagtgagtggtcgaggtggtggtaatgATGGATGGCTGTGACTGCAAATGCAATAGGATGCAAtaggatggatggatgtgaTGGCATCAAATTTGAGAAGTGTTTTCTGCTGGAGGAATGAATGGATGCTTGGGACTGTGTGAATTGGCAGTAATTGGTGTGGGTGGcctaaaaaaaaatttcTGCTGCAGCTGCCCTGTGCGCTACTGGACGTCAACGACCGCTAGGGCCGATTCGAGGACCGGGGGTTTTTCCAGCAGTGGGGTCTCCACTCTCTTCAACAGTGGGCCGCATGCCCTGGCCCGCATCGCCGACCAAAACAACCTGGCAGCAGAAGAGGTTCACACTTGCTGGTTAGTAGGTGGTTAGGTAACGACACCACAAGAAGCCACTTTTGTGCTCTCTCCTGTCCGAAGTCCCATGCACTTGGCGGTCTCATATTCCAGCGACGATCCCGATAGCCGTGGGCTATTGCGGTCGAGAGCTGGCGGACAACATTCAAATCGTCATGACACGTTGTATGTGGTCAGAGACTCGTTTCTTACCTGCCTCTGAGACAAGGGCGATCATCGCGGCTCGGCGGATAGAGGCTGGCAATTACCTATGGATATCAAGTCTGCATTCTGCCTCTAATATTCCGTAATCGTCCATCATTCAGCGTGCCGGCGGAAACGGAGAGCTCAAGCGCCCTCGCTAGCCGGGTCTGCTGCTTGCCAAGATGGTCTGAGGAGGCTCGCCAGGGCAGACGTTCCGCGGGGCATCATCTCGCACGAAT contains:
- a CDS encoding hypothetical protein (EggNog:ENOG503NZBB; COG:E); translated protein: MSGLYRAPKAGEDPDRPVNVVFVGAGAVGCFYASRLHHPDRNIHVSLIARSNYRALEESGVKLQTHTFGDYTFRPAAVYPSPDAASKGAVKQWDYIIVTTKALPDVSDDSALIAPLVSEGSCIVLIQNGVGVEEPYRLRFPANPIVSGVTVISAEQISPGVIRQNRWTRLHLGPYSDSANSTSDSVETGDGTTGALVPPSPTPTPDSDSDSLNETLLSVGLDHCDRLGHYWTAFGSIPDITVSSEIDLQLIRWHKLTINAAFNPSSVLSGGLGNADMVRDPELRRHLYGVMKEIWDAAPKILGRGFPGELAGPEKILKSTERNVGSKPSMLLDWEAGRRMELEVILGNPVRLGRRRGVELRRMGTLYALLRSMQAVREGRKARL